The window aattgtttaaaatttttagttgtttgattaatttttgagcttgataattcaaacttatttatttattttattttattttattttattttattatttatttgtcatattgataagagttttattaatgaatatggtttgtgaacattattcatgaatgttgttcacgaacattaattAGTTGAACGtgtatatgtgttcaagcttgtttgttttatttaacgagttgttcaagcttatttgtttaattgatctagtgtatattgaacaaacaaaaataaactcttaccaagtcgaacaccaagcttgtttacgaatgcttggttcatttacagcccaaTGGTTGAGTCAGGGCCCCCCTCCCTGGCCTCTATTCTAATCCCATTAATGTGGAGTATGAAATAGACTCCACGTAGATGAGGGGCTTattcatctttttcttcttgtctCTCCTTTTTATAATTGGGATTGATGGGAGGGAATGGGAGGGGAGGAGAGGGGAGGGAGGATTTTTCCTAATGCAAGGGACACTGCCACCCCCCTTTTATCTCTTCATCTCACACCTCTCCCTAGGcggctctctctctccctctcacgCCTCTCTCTCGGACACACTCTCTCTCACTCACGCCTCTCCTCTTACAATCTCTCTCTCCTACGGTCTCTCTCTAATTCACGATTTCTCTCTTAGAGCCCTTCTCTCTCTCGGTTTGTGCCTCCCTCATGTGAGCAATTGCATCCGCTAGCAACTCCTTCCTCCCCCCTCATGATCACTTGTCATCATCTCTTCCTCGTCGATCTCACAACCAACTTGACTACTCCCCTCACCGACCTTGCTATTCCCACCTTCAGCATAAATCCTACCACTACCTCTGCCTTCGGTGTAGATCTCGATGACGGCGCCCTTCTTGTGCCCCTGTTATGCTTTGCCCTGGAGCCCTTCAGCCTCCGAGCCCCATTGATCTCGATCCAGTTCATCTCTAAGCAGTACCATTGTTCAGACCCTCCAATTCACATCCCACTTTGTGCTATAAAAAATTTCGCCTGTTAGTAATTAGCCTTAAaagtcaatcatgagatgattaggccttttggattactcattgagttagactcaaatgaatccactcattggattgaatccaatccgaattagacacattggattgagtccaatccgaattagacacattggattaatgagttagactcaatgggttatacttattgggttattggattaatggttaatccaatataataaatccaacccattaagaggaatacaaaaagacaaaaaacccttggtattcatgggatgaatataaatagtcTTTTGTAATGAATTTTTCATAAGTGTGTAGATAAGTGAAAAGAATGGTGACTCTTcatctccctcttcttcctcttccttccatggccgaatcttcctccttggccgaaccatgtttcttgctagcacaagaagatggttcttctccgaagacTTCTTTCGtgcgacgaacgaaggatatgttcgtgtagATACCGTAGAGGCACGGACGTTTGAACGCgttgagatctggatccaaagaaaaggttacTGTCGGAATTGctaagggcacgcaacaaaggtatacttCTCATgtaaaaacttagtatatgattatttttctccgtcacatggatcttctggagaggatctagttaatttttcgctgcgtttaagcgtgtttagcgcgctagatccctaCACCGCCCCCGCAGGCCATGGTACAAATATACTTTTAAATACTAAATACATGCATTTATTACTGTGCATATTCATTTCTCCTACCAGAGACTGATTTGAGCGTTGGAATGGATGAGCCGGGACAGCCCGGTCTCCATTGTAATCCTATCCTACACTCTTCTATTTCTCGCAGGTTCTCCAGATGATTTGGTTCTCCTTGTAGCCCTCGGTGATACTCTTCTACAGTTCCGCAAGCATCTTCGACGGCCTCATCTTCCTCCGAGTCATGATGATTTTGTCAACATTATCGACACCTTATTGATGGCGTACGTGAATAGAGGTTCTTTCTTTATCTTCCCTAATGATCTCCGAGAAATAATAAATGTCATCAGGTTCATTGACTAATTAATGACTAGACCATCTATGATATATTAGTCATATTGAGCTTTGTAGGCATTCGGACGGCCCGACCTTTTCCCTACCTGTGCCACTTCGTCTACCTCACCGATGGCTTATCTTTTAGTGGTCTCAGGCAAAAATAAATTGACGATACACGTGAAAATACAAAGTTGAGATTATGAACTGAGACGTTGAGATTAATAATGACATTGAAAAAAAAATCGAGAAGCGCAACCCGTCAATGACAGACGATAAGTGGAAATCATTGTTTTGTATGTTTTTGTAACAATAAAAAGTCACGAGAGTATTTCTTCTCATCTAGCATTCAAAAACGCTAGATATATATAAACTTGTCAATTTCCTTTATTATACTCTCTGAAGCTCTAATTCATAAATCATTTTATTTAATTGTTAGAATTCTAGGTCCTTATGTTTTTAGGTTAGTTTCTATGACCAAGCGACTATGACTGAGAATAACTGAAACCCAAGGATGTCCTTTTAAAATTTTaccttataataataataataataataatggttgTTAGATGCCAACTAattgaaagttttattaaacttgcCGGCTTAAAGAACATTTTattttactgatttagatgccaACTACAACAAAGTTGTCACACACGTAGTCAACTTAAAGAGCATTCGTTTATAACAGAGTTACTAAAAAGCGTGTTCTAAACATTATATTATTTCCTCCAAATTCAATTTTCAATATGTTGACAGcctttaaaaattctaatttgatatTCCTCAAAAAGGAGGGGGAAAAATATGATAgtgaaattattttctttaattttatgacTCTCAAAATGTCCTATTTATCTTTTATATATTGGTAAATTACATTTGTAATGAATATGAGATTGAATCATATAGTTTACATGATCATTTGGTGATCTCACAGCAAATTAAGAGAATCAAAATCATGGGGAAATCGTTTGTTCGTTTGCAAGATGTTGAACAACCTTGGTTGCCGGAGATTGAGGAGTCTACTTTGAAATTATAAATTCAATCAAACCTAATATTTATTGAGTGGCCTAAGCTGATAATATTAAATTGTCGGCCTTAAAGGTTAGGATGAGTTGCTAGGTTGTCGGTGCACAAGGAGGACCTCTTTAGTCATAGTCAGGCTCTCTCGAGTACAATGAGGTCAGCTACTCCAATGTTTTCCGAGTCTGAGTGAGATGTCAGCCGAGTACCCTAAGTGCTAGGTCGGTCAAGTACACCAAGTGCCGAGTCATCGAGTCGAGAGGGTCCGCCGACTTCTGAGTGGACTGCCAAACGTTGAGTACTCAGGAAGTTTCCTGAGGTGATTGAGATGCCCGAGTGCTCTCGTCGAATGGAGAGCGTTACTGAGTGAAGACATATGCCGAACGACTCTTGATTGTCACATGGGTTCCAAGTGCTCGGGTAGTATTTCTGAGTGGGTATTGAAATCGAGTCGAGAGTGAAATCACTTGATTACTTGAATTGGGAATATATGATGTCGAAGCTTGCATATGACGAGTGTTTGAGATTCACCCCATCTCTAGTTGTAATTTGAAGTTATTAtgaataaaatgataaattatatATGATTCTCATAATTGAAAGATACCCAAATATTATCATAGATATTCTGGCAAACAAAAGATGCACGTCTGAGAAGATGAGAGTGAGGGAAACACAGACGGAAGGAGATTGTCTTATTTATTATAGCTTTCGCTTATAAGAGCCTTCTCCCATTTGGCTATATTAAATGTTCAATTAAAGACTATTTATCAGATTGAAATCTCATTTGGGTATGTTAAATGGTGGATTAAAGACTATTTACCGGATTAAAATGTCAATCTACCATTtcatttaagaaattatgaataTACCATTAACAGCCGTTAAGCACTTGAGTAGATAGTAAAATTATATTCATCATGtagtaaaatattaattattttacttggaCAAATTTTACCCCATCAGTCCACATTCGACACACACAGACACATATGAATCAACGTATTCGACACACACAGACGCATATGAATCAACGTGATTCAGTACAATCCCAACACAGAATTTACGCCTCCGCATCGACGTGTAAGAGAGAATTTAATTTCTGTCTATACATTTGTGATCTTCATACACGGGAGCAGATCTCCTGGTCCGTAAATTGATCTCATCCACCTTTATTTACACAAGCTATTCCCATCCACCTTTATTTTCATTCACATATCCAACGCAAGATTCGTGATCTTGATCTCATCCTTTCGCCGTCATTCTTGAATCTATTGAATATTTCGAGATCGTGTTTGTCAATTCGAAGATAGGTCGTCCCTTCCATCGAGCCGCCGCCAGCGAATCGATTCAGGATTCACCCGATCGGAGCCGTCCAATTGATGCCAAACGCCGCCAAAAGGCTCGATCCATTAGACGGTGGCGCCGCGGGCCCGGCGCACGCGGCCGCCCCACGTTTCCTCCTCCTCGCCGGCTTCCGCCACGGCCGACCGCCGCCGGAGCCCGTCCAGCTGCGTTTCCCAGTTCCCAAACGACACCGCGGCGCCTCCTCGCCGGCGAGGGCGCCCCTCGCGGAAGGCCGGGCCGGCGCCGACGGCGGCAGCCCAGCGGTCGCCGGAGAGGGCGAGGTCGTAATCGCGGCGGCGGACGGGGTCGCACAGCACCTCGTAGGCCTCTCGCGCCTCCATGAAGCGCTCCGCGTAGCGGCGCTCCTCCCCGGCGGTGCGGCACGCGTCCGGGTGCCACCGCAGGGCCACCCGCCGGTACGCCGCGCGGATCTCGCTTGGCCCGGCGGTCCGCGACACGGAGAGAAGGTCGTACATCGTGTCCGTGGCCGAGGCAGAGACCCTGAGTCGAGGAGCAGCGGCTACTGTTGATTTGGCAGGGATTGGGGCGAAGGAAGATCTGTACAAGGAATTAGAGGGGCATGAAAGAGCTAAAGCTGCCATTTTCTTTGAGAGAATCTAGTTAGTGATCTTGTTGCAATTTAGGGATCTAAATGACGAAGTAGTTTGAGAGATTTATAGAGAGATGAAGATAACTAATGAGCTGCTTACATGCCATCTACTACAACTACATCTAATTATTGAGAAGAGGACACGTCACGAATTGTAACTCGGAAGGCTTCTAGAACTCGAAGCTGGTAAGTTTGCAACGCAAGCAAGGAGATGATCTGGATAAGAATAGGCAAATAACAGTTGGTAGGAAGGGCCGTTACCGTCAATTACACGTGCCGTCCTCACGCACACGCGACGGTCGCATCttttgatattttatttaaatttatgtcCAGATCCAGCGAAGTTTCTCTCCCACGCAAGCTACTTTGTGGATCTACTTGTGGAATTTTTTACCAGCTGACAGTGTCACGGGTTGGATTTTTATGAATCCGCCGAGGCGCCGACTCGATACCGCGGCCAACTTGCGCCCGCAGATAAAAATAAAACGGACATCGGATTGAGAAATGTTCTCCTTGCGGTTTTTTATAAATGTTCTTTTAGAACATCCATTTAGTATCTAAATTTGATATTCGTAATGAGTATTTTGCCTTTTTAAATAACCgtctaaattatttatttatttatccttttCGAAATCGAAGTCAAAAATCGAATGAGCTAGTGTTGATGGAGAAATGACTGTGACATTCTTATTGTATATATCTGTATGAGCAGATCATCACGCGGTGCTGATGGATAGCAGTGATTAAGTCGGTAGTACCTGAGTTTTGCGTACATTCAGATAAACACAGCATGTTAGAGGTCAGAAACCAGAGAAAAAGTCTCCGAAGCAGACCCTCCAACATTCAAGTCATGTACTTTTTCTAtaaaagaacagtgtacgaaggaagaaaatgaaaaatagaagacaagtgcgaatatGTAAGAGAGAATACCTGCGTAAGAGAgagaacctccctttttatacggCATTGTGTACCTTCTGGAGCCTACctgttgtcagagaatgtcagatgTCAGAActtgtcgggtgatggaggacacgtgacATCCTCCTATAGATTGAAAGAAAGTTCCATTTACATGTGACAGTATATTGTTGGAATATTTCCTGACATTTAACAGTTATTCTTTGACAGacggttacgattctctgaccttGTTATCGTGTAGCACCTCATGTCCCGACCTTATGACCCGATCGGGAATGAATGGGGTAGCTCAGGCTGTTTTGTTGGGTATAACATCTGCCCCAAATCTTGGGGGATCGGGAGGTATGGTGAGATCGTCCAGGAGCCGACCGGGGGGTTGATTGATCGGGATTTAGCTCACGGAGAGAATCAGGTCTGGATATAATCGAGCCGCGAAAACCCAACCAGGCGGATCTAGGTCAGATATTACTCCAACTACCTCCCATGTTTTAGACCAAGGTGTTTGATCTGGAGTCCTGGTCTACGAGAACTCAACCGGGAACCTTATTGCTGACATAATCCCATAGTCCTACTTCTCCTTTTCCTAACCGCCGACCGTCACGTCCCCTTAACTTCTGActatcacgtccccttgacttctgactgtcatatCTCCTTAATTTCTGACTATTTGATTTTATCGGATCCCATTATTATGTATCATATCATTTATTTATTGAGAACGAAGAGACGTTTTgacaacaaaataaaaatattaaaaacattttaacaTTAATTAAACTTTAGAgggaattttgaaaaacttaataaaCGATTAAAGCATTTTAAAACGACCAAATTAAATGGGTAAAAAGTAAAAAAGGTGTCAATATTTTTTAATGATCAAAAGCATGTAAAATTATTAAAACGGCCCTACAATTTTAAAACCATACCAATGTTCTAGAATGAAAGTTTCCCAATCTTGTCAACAGAAGGTTCCGTTAACAAACAATAAATGATTTAATTGATGACTTTGTGACTTCCACTTTGGACTTTTTAGAAAACTGAATGAAGAATACGTTTGGTTTGGTGAAAAAGGTTCATGAGGTTGAACTGATCAAGTTGTCTCATCGACCATTCTACAAGCCATTACGTATAAATAATAAGCATTACGTAATGATCAATGGTTatcattttcaaatcaatttGCCGTCTAGAAGCCATCTCTTTACTAGCGAACCGTGGGTGAGTGTGACCTGTGGCGATTTTCGCTCTCTCCTCTGTTTCTTCGGTGGGCAAGTCCACCTTCACTCTTGTTCCCAACGTCAGCAAAGCTCCTCGAATCAGGGTCTCCGCCTCTGCCATGGCGGTAGCAGCTCCGGCAGCACCGACTACCATGTATGACCTTCTCTATTAGGGTGATAAGATTATAAATATAGtctcacattaaaaacacatgaaaaagatgatgaatttataagaaaaaagatatctccattggcataaggtcttatgggtagagcccaagagcaaaatcatgagggtttaggctcaaagtggacaatatcatgtaattatggagatatctaaattcttttcaaacctacaattggtatcagagtcagaccacctcagaaggactaaccgccgactgaagcacaacgattaATGGAgggatttcgctacatggaagcgaaaaatggaggtattttttaaaactgaatttgatatacttttaataatgaaatatgaatatgcagtgcgaaagataaagaagaaaacacgtggagcaagaaggagcaaaccgattttgtcgccaacggaaaggcttagtcccacctgctcagcgttctgccacctcaggaggtaaatcggatcggaagctacgactccgcgaaagatctctgggaaaaattcctggagcttcacgaaggtacttccgaagcgaaacTAGCAAGGCGCAACATCCTCCGGACatagttgacgaacctccggatgaaccaaggcgagaaggtaacgcaactccaagcgaggatttAAAAACTGATCACAcaattaagcaaccttggagaagaagtaaagaaccgggactcgatccggtacgcgctcaacgccttccccagaactccagagtgggcctccttagtagatgtgtactacatctctaaggacttcaagataagtactctagaacaattgttttctatttttgaacttcacgaatctcgagttgcagagcccaatggagtagagaagactagtcagaatattgccttaaaggcaagaataaacggttatgactctgaagcctcgatcgacgaatccgaagcggcactactggtaagacgcttcaataaattttttaaatataataaatttagatcgcagacaaagaggcatcagcaaagaaaaaggacggttcattgctacaactgcaacgaagaagggcacatcaaagatgactgtccagacttgaagaaaaaggggaaggagaaagaaaaaacaaagtACAAGAAATCAGAAgcatccaagcacaagaaccagaagaccacttggtcagattcgtcttcttccgaatcagacgtcgaagactTCTCCGGGTTAGCGATGATGGCTAATCATCTTCCCGAAGATGACTCAAGCTCCGAGATgaacatagatgaagggggaggaacatcagaagaagaaagctgcaatgaaggggagcatcaccaagtcaggtaagtaaggtgcgtaatctaacccctactcaaTCATTtctatttatcaagtctctttgtaaagagttagatcaattagaaaaagaaaatgaatatttgaaattagagaatgcaaaattgaaaaatgaaattgaaaaattgaaatatgctgcatgttcaaatgtttttcaaaaatctaaattaaaattttttggtaaattaaactggtatattagaaagcatcaatgtcaacttagaaaaattcctaaaacttatgtaccccctagatttttaattaacccagtaggaaggaatctatactggattccaaagtctttgataaattagaattatcgaagttagagcttacagcgagtaaattaaacaatgaatttctttataaaactttgtctaagaaagtggttgttgctccaataaccaagaaggcctagtgtctcgccacgacctggaagctgaaatatcgaaataaaatgtttaatccactttctgataaaagtattaaaagttaaaaattaaataatgctttaaaaagtttttcaaactttttCTTGAAAACTCTAAaaaagaaattcatttttttttattttttatgaaaaaaaaatttaaaaattcaggttacttagaatttttttaaaaaaaatcatttttacctagaatttttacttagaaattctttctgaaaattctaaaaattcatttttaacttagaaatttttctgaaaaatTTAGTTTACTTGAAATCTTCAAAAAATTCAGTTTACCccgtttttactgtgatcaaagggggagaaataggtacaagtttagggggagttaggaatatttaagattttcaaaattcttttagtaTTGCAAATTTTTATTGCAATTTTTATGCTTAAACTGTTAgttaataatttctttaaattactatttgtttttatactctaacttgaacttgggttgatgcacatcaaaaaggggaagattattggaccccgtggatgttttgatgtgatcaaccaagttggttaggttatgctttgtgtttgatccctatgtctgagtgtgcaggagctcaggagcacaggaagtcgagcggaaaacgcagctagcgagaaggacggcacgggaagggagccgacgggctcggtgcgtccgtaGGATGAGAGAGCTTGTAACGatccaccttctactaactaagctgtaaggccggaccgtcacattatgctgtgctaactattccatgaccatcattaaatctaagtgcggaagttgtactaatcaaaattttgctgAACTATTGTCATTTCTTTCTTTTATACGTGCtagggggtgtaatctaagctgttCCTAATGTAATTTATATccctcatggtcaaggagctgaactagaGGTTTCCCAGCTGATTtcagccctcccaatcgatccacagatcgattggaacggtcgaatcgatccggtgatcgattcagaaggctacGGTATGCGGGACTCAGGTTGGatagatccagtgatcgatccagcacgctactgtgctcggggcaatattctggatcgatcggctgatcgatccagactggccaatcgatccagggatcgatcccagagccttctgttcgcgacagaatttgctggatcgatcgactgatcgatctagaggcctactgttcgcgaaacaAGTTGCTCagtcgatcaaccaatcgattggaaggcccccaatcgatcagctgatcgattggggtttctgatttcgtgcctaaggtctgatttcagcactatctcGTGCCAAATCACATACAACAACTCCAATAATGACTGAGAAACATCCTAATGATAAATAACCAACATTCTAACGTGACATAGTTCAcaaattcatagcatttaaacattCTAGAGAGCGTAACAAGAATAAACTAAAGTTCCAATGTTAAAGCAAATTGCTAGGTCCctgagatcttcattccaagtatcatccacacacatcttcatcgcattgtcctccagcctccgctagtccatttttcctttacctttatctgcagtataaggaaaatagtatctgtaagcttgagagcttagtaagaaaccatc is drawn from Zingiber officinale cultivar Zhangliang chromosome 1B, Zo_v1.1, whole genome shotgun sequence and contains these coding sequences:
- the LOC122024879 gene encoding chaperone protein dnaJ 20, chloroplastic-like; this encodes MAALALSCPSNSLYRSSFAPIPAKSTVAAAPRLRVSASATDTMYDLLSVSRTAGPSEIRAAYRRVALRWHPDACRTAGEERRYAERFMEAREAYEVLCDPVRRRDYDLALSGDRWAAAVGAGPAFREGRPRRRGGAAVSFGNWETQLDGLRRRSAVAEAGEEEETWGGRVRRARGATV